The following proteins are co-located in the Castanea sativa cultivar Marrone di Chiusa Pesio chromosome 8, ASM4071231v1 genome:
- the LOC142607768 gene encoding uncharacterized protein LOC142607768, producing the protein MMSCVLGFETTAAIASSFPVSSVTKTTSTNTHSTLLHCPTRPLTFTSSSSSSSSSRTILNGSSSTRLASIRCFSALTPELKTTLDKVVTSHKVVLFMKGTKDFPQCGFSNTVVQILRSFNVPFETINILENEILRQGLKQYSNWPTFPQLYIEGEFFGGCDITVEAYKNGQLQETLEKAMCS; encoded by the exons ATGATGTCTTGCGTACTTGGCTTTGAGACGACAGCAGCAATAGCATCATCCTTCCCCGTTAGTTCAGTGACCAAAACTACATCCACCAACACCCATTCTACACTCCTCCACTGCCCCACCCGCCCTCTTacatttacttcttcttcttcttcttcttcttcttccagaACCATCCTTAATGGCTCAAGCTCTACCAGGCTTGCCTCCATTCGTTGCTTCTCAG CATTAACTCCTGAGCTGAAGACTACATTGGATAAAGTTGTTACTTCACACAAAGTGGTTCTTTTTATGAAAGGAACTAAGGATTTTCCACAATGTGGATTTTCGAACACTGTTGTGCAGATATTGAGGTCTTTTAATGTACCTTTTGAAACAATCAACATTCTAGAAAATGAAATACTACGTCAAGGATTAAAACAGTATTCCAATTGGCCTACCTTTCCTCAACTTTACATTGAAGGAGAGTTTTTTGGTGGCTGTGACATCACTGTTG AGGCATACAAGAACGGTCAATTGCAGGAAACACTGGAGAAGGCAATGTGTTCTTGA